In the genome of Acidobacteriota bacterium, the window ACTCCTTGTCGAAAACGAATACGGAATGCTGACCCGCGTGGCAGGCTTGTTCAGTGCGCGCGGCTACCAAATAGACACGCTGAATGTTGCGCCGACGCTGGAAGAAGGCGTTTCGCGCATGACGCTGACGACTCACGGCAACGATCATGTGATTCAGCAAATCCTGCAACAATCGCACAAACTCATCAAAGTCCTTGAAGTCACCGATATGACCGCCGCTCCACACGTCGAGCGCGAAATGGTTATGTTGACCGTAAATGCTCACGTTGGTGAACAGCGGCGAGAGGTTTTGAGTCTGGTCGAAATCTTCCGCGCGAAAGTCGTGGATGTATCGAACGACGCCTTCATTTTGGAAATGACCGGCAACGCCGAAAAGGTGAACGCTTTCATCGAACTGCTCAAACCGATTGGCATCCTGGACATTGTTCGCACCGGCCCGGTGGCAATGACGCGCGTCGCTCACATCAAAGCCCAAAAAGTGAAAGACGATGACGAAGAGTTTTCCGAGCTGACACTCAACGAAAAAGTTTGATAGAGAGTTGAGGGCTTTGGGAGGCAGGGATGGTTGCTCCTCCCCCAACTCCCAACTCCCAACTCCCAACTCCCAACTCCTAACCCTAATTCTCTGGAGCTATTTTCAATGAACATCTACTACGATAAAGACGCCGATCCGAAATATCTGGCAGGCAAGCGCATCGCCATTATCGGTTACGGCTCGCAAGGCTTCGGCCATTCCAACAACTTGAAGGACAGCGGCTGTGACGTGATTGTCGGCTTGCGTTCCGACAGCCCTTCGGTTGCCAAAGCGCAAAGCGCCGGTTTGGAAGTGCTGCCCGTTGGTGATGCCGCTGAACGCGCAGACATCATCATGATTCTGACGCCGGATGAACTGACACCGGGCATTTACAAACGCGACATCGAACCACAC includes:
- the ilvN gene encoding acetolactate synthase small subunit, producing the protein MRHTISLLVENEYGMLTRVAGLFSARGYQIDTLNVAPTLEEGVSRMTLTTHGNDHVIQQILQQSHKLIKVLEVTDMTAAPHVEREMVMLTVNAHVGEQRREVLSLVEIFRAKVVDVSNDAFILEMTGNAEKVNAFIELLKPIGILDIVRTGPVAMTRVAHIKAQKVKDDDEEFSELTLNEKV